In Anticarsia gemmatalis isolate Benzon Research Colony breed Stoneville strain chromosome 4, ilAntGemm2 primary, whole genome shotgun sequence, one DNA window encodes the following:
- the Bap60 gene encoding brahma-associated protein 60 isoform X1: MAQRFPASGPSPAPPPGAMQPQQRYPGPAQPQGSPMPPRPYPGPNFPARSGFTPPPVGAVGAGGGARAAGGAAYGGGAAAGPGAAPGGLRAAPAPAPAPAPAKRAAGAGAPMPPQHKPLYNPDYASPGAAPAKRKKRLADKILPQKVRDLVPESQAYMDLLAFERKLDATIMRKRLDIQEALKRPMKQKRKLRIFISNTFYPGQGDNAVPSWELRVEGRLLDDTKNDPNKVLQVKRKFSSFFKSLVIELDKELYGPDNHLVEWHRTLTTQETDGFQVKRPGYKNVRCTILLLLDYQPLQFKLDQRLARLLGVHTQTRPVIVNALWQYVKTHKLQDPHEREYIVCDKYLEQIFGTARMKLAEVPGRLGALLHPPDPIVINHVIAVEPPHDTKQTACYDIDVEVDDTLKTQMNNFLLSTANQQEIQGLDSKIHETVDTINQLKTNREFFLSFSMDPQQFIQKWLVSQSRDLKSLGAAGASTGPGATGSTGGNPEEERLGAFYAQAWAGEGVARYLHARLAARRRDLDAALHHPHLQRL, from the exons ATGGCGCAGCGTTTCCCTGCAAGCGGTCCAAGTCCTGCGCCGCCTCCGGGCGCCATGCAACCACAGCAGCGATACCCGGGCCCTGCACAGCCACAAGGCTCCCCCATGCCGCCGAGACCGTACCCAGGACCTAATTTCCCT GCTCGCAGCGGGTTCACTCCGCCGCCGGTGGGCGCGgtgggcgcgggcggcggggcgcgcgcggcgggcggcgcggcctacggcggcggcgcggcggccgggccgggcgcggcgccgggcgGGCTGCGCGCGGCGCCGGCCCCGGCGccggcgcccgcgcccgccaagcgcgcggcgggcgcgggcgcgccCATGCCGCCGCAGCACAAGCCGCTGTACAACCCGGACTACGCGTCGCcgggcgccgcgcccgccaagCGCAAGAAGCGCCTCGCCGACAAGATCCTGCCGCAGAAGGTGCGCGACCTGGTGCCCGAGTCGCAGGCCTACATGGACCTGCTCGCCTTCGAGCGCAAGCTCGACGCGACCATCATGCGCAAGCGCCTCGACATACAGGAGGCGCTCAAGAGGCCGATGAAACAGAAGAGGAAGCTCAGAATTTTTATATCGAATACGTTCTACCCCG GTCAGGGCGACAACGCGGTGCCGTCGTGGGAGCTGCGCGTCGAGGGCCGCCTGCTCGACGACACTAAGAACGACCCCAATAAA GTGTTGCAGGTGAAGCGCAAGTTCTCGTCGTTCTTCAAGTCGCTGGTGATCGAGCTGGACAAGGAGCTGTACGGGCCCGACAACCACCTGGTGGAGTGGCACCGCACGCTCACCACGCAGGAGACCGACGGCTTCCAGGTCAAGCGGCCCGGCTACAAGAACGTGCGCTGCACCATCCTGCTGCTGCTGGACTACCAGCCGCTGCAGTTCAAGCTGGACCAGCGCCTGGCGCGCCTGCTGGGCGTGCACACGCAAACCCGGCCCGTCATCGTCAACGCGCTGTGGCAGTACGTCAAGACCCACAAGCTGCAGGACCCGCACGAGCGCGAGTACATCGTGTGCGACAAGTACCTGGAGCAGATCTTCGGCACGGCGCGCATGAAGCTGGCCGAGGTGCCGGGCCGCCTGGGCGCGCTGCTGCACCCGCCGGACCCCATCGTCATCAACCACGTCATCGCCGTCGAGCCCCCGCACGACACCAAGCAGACCGCCTGCTACGACATCGACGTCGAG GTGGACGACACTCTCAAGACGCAGATGAACAACTTCCTGCTGAGCACGGCCAACCAGCAGGAGATCCAGGGCCTCGACTCCAAGATACACGAGACG GTCGACACGATCAACCAGCTGAAGACGAACCGCGAGTTCTTCCTGAGCTTCAGCATGGACCCGCAGCAGTTCATCCAGAAGTGGCTCGTGTCGCAGTCGCGCGACCTCAAG AGCCTGGGCGCGGCCGGCGCCAGTACCGGCCCCGGCGCCACCGGCTCCACCGGCGGCAACCCCGAGGAGGAGCGGCTCGGCGCCTTCTACGCGCAGGCGTGGGCGGGCGAGGGCGTGGCGCGCTACCTGCACGCGCGCCtggccgcgcgccgccgcgaCCTGGACGCCGCGCTGCACCACCCGCACCTGCAGCGCCTCTAG
- the LOC142972626 gene encoding cytokine receptor-like: MEAGRGSVSGTWTAWWWCVALAWLAGAPRVSSSCHGVNISVSVAPAGIIFVPHGEPLEIYCVNEISTADDLQMYLGAVPIESGEIVNSTTKRFYLENLKKGAYTFYCSNQSTKKKCTSRVLVDSPPSNISDFGCLSQNLESMNCSWTSPETYSTPQYSLSLSVTNTACVPRRNGKIYSCYWDSHSAPRYRQMEDDFYFVLEACNHFGCIQQNFTINHASIVQPAPPELLRAVSTGAHSVDLTWHLSHNLVDLLPGGVTHKIQYQILNYNDASPGCFHTVDASFLPTNNRTYRFTLYLPYAHTSYMVRIWLKSRNSADDKLWSDFQQVQFSTDSEKPQRPPATVAGAFEQALFDGNRIVYVYWEPLEETERAGDNFTYTVIVPFHSQASLTLEPTNNNNYVVLKNAPSGAIDVSILSTNAMGSSVNSSHFYVPAIQDSVAITVNSFTQFDEGKGKYQLSWMPRESVDNYTLLWCERVVTRVCTGRIFSTVLQANTNTHQVELSVNKPYQFAISANKGAKSSGMTWPSCDVSRETIPLYSPSIKLDYEQPGPTSVKITWSSACLIPDVIKGYEVRCCRGASAGAACEAGEAGGVRTWRVEGARAAHLLATELSPSTTYLCTLALNTTYGLKPIAHAFTRLTTASI; this comes from the coding sequence ATGGAAGCCGGCCGCGGATCTGTGAGCGGCACATGGACGGCATGGTGGTGGTGTGTCGCGCTGGCGTGGCTCGCGGGCGCGCCGCGCGTCTCCTCCTCCTGCCACGGTGTCAACATCTCCGTGTCCGTGGCACCCGCCGGAATTATCTTCGTACCTCACGGAGAACCTTTAGAGATATATTGTGTCAACGAGATATCTACCGCTGACGATCTACAGATGTATTTAGGCGCTGTACCCATCGAGTCGGGTGAGATAGTTAATAGCACTaccaaaagattttatttgGAAAACTTGAAAAAAGGCGCATACACTTTTTATTGTTCAAACCAAAGTACTAAGAAAAAATGCACTTCCAGAGTACTTGTGGACTCCCCGCCGTCTAATATTTCAGATTTCGGATGTTTGTCACAAAACTTGGAATCAATGAACTGTTCGTGGACATCCCCGGAGACATACTCGACGCCGCAGTACTCACTGTCGCTGTCTGTTACTAACACAGCTTGTGTTCCGAGGCGGAACGGCAAAATATATTCCTGCTATTGGGATAGTCACAGTGCTCCGAGGTACAGGCAGATGGaagatgatttttattttgtattagaaGCATGCAATCATTTTGGTTGTATTCAACAGAATTTCACAATAAATCACGCATCGATCGTGCAACCTGCTCCACCAGAACTACTGAGAGCAGTGAGTACCGGCGCACACAGCGTGGACCTCACCTGGCACCTCTCACATAACTTGGTGGATCTCCTCCCGGGCGGCGTGACTCACAAAATTCAATACCAGATATTAAACTATAACGATGCGTCTCCGGGGTGTTTCCATACAGTAGACGCTTCTTTTTTGCCAACTAATAATCGTACATACAGATTTACGTTGTATTTACCATATGCTCACACGTCTTACATGGTAAGGATATGGCTCAAATCAAGGAACTCTGCCGATGATAAATTGTGGTCAGACTTTCAACAAGTGCAATTTTCTACCGACAGTGAGAAACCTCAAAGACCTCCGGCCACAGTAGCCGGCGCGTTCGAGCAGGCACTGTTTGATGGTAACAGAATTGTGTACGTATACTGGGAACCACTCGAGGAGACCGAGCGAGCCGGCGACAATTTTACGTATACAGTAATAGTCCCGTTTCATTCTCAAGCGTCACTCACTTTGGAACcgacaaacaataataattacgtgGTACTGAAAAACGCACCTTCCGGAGCTATCGACGTTTCAATTTTATCAACAAACGCGATGGGATCTTCAGTCAATAGCAGTCATTTCTACGTTCCTGCCATACAAGATAGTGTGGCTATTACTGTAAACTCGTTTACCCAATTCGATGAGGGTAAGGGCAAATATCAATTATCATGGATGCCCAGAGAGAGCGTTGACAACTATACGTTGCTTTGGTGTGAACGCGTCGTAACACGTGTTTGTACCGGGCGTATATTTTCTACCGTGTTGCAAGCGAACACGAACACCCACCAGGTCGAGCTGTCGGTAAATAAACCATATCAGTTCGCAATATCAGCTAATAAAGGTGCTAAGAGCTCCGGTATGACATGGCCTTCCTGTGACGTATCCAGAGAAACGATACCGTTGTACAGCCCCTCGATAAAGTTAGACTACGAGCAGCCAGGTCCGACATCAGTGAAGATCACCTGGTCATCTGCTTGCCTGATACCCGATGTGATAAAGGGTTACGAGGTGAGGTGTTGTCGTGGTGCTAGCGCGGGTGCTGCTTGTGAGGCGGGCGAGGCGGGCGGGGTGCGCACGTGGCGCGTGGAGGGGGCGCGCGCCGCTCACCTGCTCGCGACGGAGCTCAGCCCCAGCACCACGTATCTGTGCACGTTGGCACTGAACACCACCTATGGCCTCAAGCCTATTGCCCACGCCTTTACGCGACTTACAACCGCATCAATATAA
- the LOC142972628 gene encoding aquaporin-like — protein MPPNNNDSAGDDTNNMVWCGCAECGRRDASLWRVCLAELCGAALLVLLSCLPGCGPAAAHSPMHRALAAGLVVVVLVQSLDHISGAYFNPTVLLAGVLWGRVSARRALPVALAQLAGGVLGAAALHLLQPAGTASCVTLPADNLPVYKALVIEGVLGGCVALVNCGAWDARNDGLRDSWPLRIGITVAGLSLVASELTGASMNPVRSFGPALWSGDWSSHWVYWAGPLGGSLASTLLYVSAWRPRRHPRAHKPRDSA, from the exons ATGCCGCCGAACAACAACGACAGCGCCGGCGACGACACCAACAACA TGGTGTGGTGCGGGTGCGCGGAGTGCGGGCGGCGCGACGCGTCGCTGTGGCGCGTGTGCCTGGCCGAGCTGTGCGGCGCCGCGCTGCTCGTGCTGCTCAGCTGCCTGCCGGGCTGCGGGCCCGCCGCCGCGCACTCGCCCATGCACCGCGCGCTCGCCGCCGGCCTCGTCGTCGTCGTGCTCGTGCAG AGTCTGGACCACATCTCGGGCGCGTACTTCAACCCGACGGTGCTGCTGGCGGGCGTGCTGTGGGGGCGCGTGTCGGCGCGGCGCGCGCTGCCCGTGGCGCTGGCGCAGCTGGCGGGCGGCGTGCTCGGCGCCGCCGCGCTGCACCTGCTGCAGCCCGCCGGCACCGCCAGCTGCGTCACGCTGCCCGCTGACAACCTGCCAGTATACAAG GCGCTGGTGATCGAGGGCGTGCTGGGCGGGTGCGTGGCGCTCGTCAACTGCGGCGCGTGGGACGCGCGCAACGACGGGCTGCGCGACTCGTGGCCGCTGCGCATCGGCATCACCGTCGCCGGCCTCTCCCTCGTCGCG AGTGAGTTGACCGGCGCGAGCATGAACCCGGTGCGCAGCTTCGGACCCGCGCTGTGGAGCGGCGACTGGTCAAGTCACTGG GTGTACTGGGCAGGTCCGCTGGGCGGGTCGCTGGCGAGCACGCTGCTGTACGTGAGCGCGTGGCGGCCGCGCCGGCACCCGCGCGCGCACAAGCCCAGGGACAGCGCCTAG
- the Bap60 gene encoding brahma-associated protein 60 isoform X2, translating to MAQRFPASGPSPAPPPGAMQPQQRYPGPAQPQGSPMPPRPYPGPNFPARSGFTPPPVGAVGAGGGARAAGGAAYGGGAAAGPGAAPGGLRAAPAPAPAPAPAKRAAGAGAPMPPQHKPLYNPDYASPGAAPAKRKKRLADKILPQKVRDLVPESQAYMDLLAFERKLDATIMRKRLDIQEALKRPMKQKRKLRIFISNTFYPGQGDNAVPSWELRVEGRLLDDTKNDPNKVKRKFSSFFKSLVIELDKELYGPDNHLVEWHRTLTTQETDGFQVKRPGYKNVRCTILLLLDYQPLQFKLDQRLARLLGVHTQTRPVIVNALWQYVKTHKLQDPHEREYIVCDKYLEQIFGTARMKLAEVPGRLGALLHPPDPIVINHVIAVEPPHDTKQTACYDIDVEVDDTLKTQMNNFLLSTANQQEIQGLDSKIHETVDTINQLKTNREFFLSFSMDPQQFIQKWLVSQSRDLKSLGAAGASTGPGATGSTGGNPEEERLGAFYAQAWAGEGVARYLHARLAARRRDLDAALHHPHLQRL from the exons ATGGCGCAGCGTTTCCCTGCAAGCGGTCCAAGTCCTGCGCCGCCTCCGGGCGCCATGCAACCACAGCAGCGATACCCGGGCCCTGCACAGCCACAAGGCTCCCCCATGCCGCCGAGACCGTACCCAGGACCTAATTTCCCT GCTCGCAGCGGGTTCACTCCGCCGCCGGTGGGCGCGgtgggcgcgggcggcggggcgcgcgcggcgggcggcgcggcctacggcggcggcgcggcggccgggccgggcgcggcgccgggcgGGCTGCGCGCGGCGCCGGCCCCGGCGccggcgcccgcgcccgccaagcgcgcggcgggcgcgggcgcgccCATGCCGCCGCAGCACAAGCCGCTGTACAACCCGGACTACGCGTCGCcgggcgccgcgcccgccaagCGCAAGAAGCGCCTCGCCGACAAGATCCTGCCGCAGAAGGTGCGCGACCTGGTGCCCGAGTCGCAGGCCTACATGGACCTGCTCGCCTTCGAGCGCAAGCTCGACGCGACCATCATGCGCAAGCGCCTCGACATACAGGAGGCGCTCAAGAGGCCGATGAAACAGAAGAGGAAGCTCAGAATTTTTATATCGAATACGTTCTACCCCG GTCAGGGCGACAACGCGGTGCCGTCGTGGGAGCTGCGCGTCGAGGGCCGCCTGCTCGACGACACTAAGAACGACCCCAATAAA GTGAAGCGCAAGTTCTCGTCGTTCTTCAAGTCGCTGGTGATCGAGCTGGACAAGGAGCTGTACGGGCCCGACAACCACCTGGTGGAGTGGCACCGCACGCTCACCACGCAGGAGACCGACGGCTTCCAGGTCAAGCGGCCCGGCTACAAGAACGTGCGCTGCACCATCCTGCTGCTGCTGGACTACCAGCCGCTGCAGTTCAAGCTGGACCAGCGCCTGGCGCGCCTGCTGGGCGTGCACACGCAAACCCGGCCCGTCATCGTCAACGCGCTGTGGCAGTACGTCAAGACCCACAAGCTGCAGGACCCGCACGAGCGCGAGTACATCGTGTGCGACAAGTACCTGGAGCAGATCTTCGGCACGGCGCGCATGAAGCTGGCCGAGGTGCCGGGCCGCCTGGGCGCGCTGCTGCACCCGCCGGACCCCATCGTCATCAACCACGTCATCGCCGTCGAGCCCCCGCACGACACCAAGCAGACCGCCTGCTACGACATCGACGTCGAG GTGGACGACACTCTCAAGACGCAGATGAACAACTTCCTGCTGAGCACGGCCAACCAGCAGGAGATCCAGGGCCTCGACTCCAAGATACACGAGACG GTCGACACGATCAACCAGCTGAAGACGAACCGCGAGTTCTTCCTGAGCTTCAGCATGGACCCGCAGCAGTTCATCCAGAAGTGGCTCGTGTCGCAGTCGCGCGACCTCAAG AGCCTGGGCGCGGCCGGCGCCAGTACCGGCCCCGGCGCCACCGGCTCCACCGGCGGCAACCCCGAGGAGGAGCGGCTCGGCGCCTTCTACGCGCAGGCGTGGGCGGGCGAGGGCGTGGCGCGCTACCTGCACGCGCGCCtggccgcgcgccgccgcgaCCTGGACGCCGCGCTGCACCACCCGCACCTGCAGCGCCTCTAG